A single region of the Nocardioides aurantiacus genome encodes:
- the fcl gene encoding GDP-L-fucose synthase translates to MTTRKRVFVAGHRGMVGSAIVRQIEARDDVELVTATRDEVDLVDQRQVTEWFARTPLDEVYLAAAKVGGIQANNTYPADFIWHNLMIEANVIKAAHDQDVDRLLLLGSSCIYPREAPQPMSEDTLLTGVLEPTNEPYAVAKIAGIKLCESFARQYGRDYRSVMPTNLYGPGDNFHPQNSHVLPALIRRFDDAARNGTEEVLVWGSGRPRREFLHVDDMAAASVHVMELDRETYAANTEPMLSHINVGTGSDLSIRELAELVASVTGFRGRIAFDASKPDGTPRKLLDVSRLARLGWEATVPLDRGVAEVYEWYRAQGHDVRGG, encoded by the coding sequence ATGACGACCCGCAAGCGCGTGTTCGTGGCGGGCCACCGGGGCATGGTGGGCTCGGCCATCGTGCGCCAGATCGAGGCCCGCGACGACGTGGAGCTCGTGACCGCCACCCGGGACGAGGTCGACCTCGTCGACCAGCGCCAGGTGACCGAGTGGTTCGCACGGACGCCGCTGGACGAGGTCTACCTGGCAGCCGCCAAGGTCGGCGGGATCCAGGCCAACAACACCTACCCGGCCGACTTCATCTGGCACAACCTGATGATCGAGGCCAACGTGATCAAGGCGGCCCACGACCAGGATGTCGACCGGCTGCTCCTCCTGGGGTCCTCGTGCATCTACCCCCGCGAAGCACCGCAGCCGATGTCCGAGGACACCCTGCTCACCGGGGTGCTGGAGCCCACCAACGAGCCGTACGCCGTCGCCAAGATCGCCGGCATCAAGCTCTGCGAGAGCTTCGCGCGGCAGTACGGCCGCGACTACCGCAGCGTCATGCCCACCAACCTCTACGGGCCGGGCGACAACTTCCACCCCCAGAACAGCCACGTGCTGCCCGCGCTGATCCGCCGGTTCGACGATGCCGCGCGCAACGGCACCGAGGAGGTCCTGGTCTGGGGCAGTGGCCGACCACGCCGCGAGTTCCTGCACGTGGACGACATGGCGGCCGCGTCGGTCCACGTCATGGAGCTCGACCGCGAGACCTACGCGGCGAACACCGAGCCGATGCTCTCGCACATCAACGTCGGCACCGGGAGCGACCTGTCGATCCGCGAGCTGGCCGAGCTCGTCGCCTCGGTCACGGGCTTCCGTGGCCGGATCGCCTTCGACGCGAGCAAGCCCGACGGCACCCCCCGCAAGCTGCTCGACGTCTCGCGCCTGGCGCGACTGGGGTGGGAGGCCACCGTGCCCCTCGACCGCGGTGTCGCCGAGGTCTACGAGTGGTACCGCGCGCAGGGACACGACGTCCGCGGTGGCTGA
- a CDS encoding SGNH/GDSL hydrolase family protein, whose amino-acid sequence MAATILAVVVVVSVVSKQPSTGAPFETPAVQPLPSILLLGDSYAAGTGASLPGKSWAGLVSTNTDWTVTNLARGGTGFLKSYQTGGFSACGQEECPDFQTMAERAYRDGVDPDLIVVSGGRNDLSQPVGQEQTAVRSLFLFLEKRFPHARIVATNPLWDASDAPAALSKLGDYIRERVGGANFLDLGQPLAGRPDRVADDDVHPNDQGHAAIARAIRPLLGDALKN is encoded by the coding sequence GTGGCAGCCACGATCCTGGCAGTAGTGGTCGTTGTCTCAGTCGTCTCGAAGCAGCCATCCACGGGCGCGCCGTTCGAAACCCCTGCTGTCCAGCCCCTCCCGTCCATCCTCCTCCTCGGGGATTCTTACGCCGCCGGAACCGGCGCGTCTTTGCCGGGCAAATCATGGGCTGGGCTTGTGAGCACGAATACCGATTGGACCGTGACCAATCTGGCGCGAGGGGGCACGGGCTTCCTCAAGAGTTACCAGACCGGGGGTTTCTCTGCGTGTGGCCAAGAAGAGTGCCCCGACTTCCAGACGATGGCGGAACGCGCCTACCGAGACGGTGTCGACCCTGACCTTATCGTCGTGTCGGGAGGGCGCAACGACCTGTCGCAACCAGTAGGTCAGGAGCAGACAGCAGTCCGGAGCCTCTTCCTGTTTCTGGAGAAGCGATTCCCACACGCTCGAATCGTGGCCACCAACCCCCTCTGGGATGCGTCGGACGCTCCTGCCGCCCTCAGCAAACTTGGCGACTACATCCGGGAAAGGGTAGGTGGGGCCAACTTCCTCGACTTGGGACAACCGCTAGCAGGACGACCCGATCGCGTTGCCGACGACGACGTGCACCCCAATGACCAAGGTCATGCTGCGATCGCCCGTGCTATCCGTCCCCTCCTCGGGGATGCCCTCAAAAATTGA
- the gmd gene encoding GDP-mannose 4,6-dehydratase — protein MAKTALITGITGQDGSYLAEHLLAKGYDVHGIKRRASMLNTQRIDHIYEDPHEPDPRLHLHYGDLTDSSNLTRIVGDVRPDEIYNLGAQSHVAVSFEQPEYTADVDGLGTLRLLESVRLLGLTDTVRFYQASTSELYGLVQETPQTETTPFYPRSPYAVAKLYAYWITVNYRESYGMYACNGILFNHESPRRGETFVTRKITRGLAHIALGLDSCLYLGNMDALRDWGHAKDYVVLQWMLLQQDQPKDYVIATGEQHSVRDFVRWSAEALGVTLRFEGVGVEEVGVVEAVDGDLAPGLRPGDVVVRVDPRYFRPAEVETLLGDPRLAEADLGWKPTVGVREMVREMVEHDHDAARRTALLKQHGFDVPLTAGE, from the coding sequence GTGGCCAAGACAGCACTGATCACCGGGATCACCGGTCAGGACGGCTCCTACCTGGCCGAGCACCTGCTGGCGAAGGGGTACGACGTGCACGGCATCAAGCGCCGCGCGTCCATGCTCAACACCCAGCGCATCGACCACATCTACGAGGACCCTCACGAGCCGGACCCGCGGCTCCACCTGCACTACGGCGACCTCACCGACTCCTCCAACCTCACCAGGATCGTCGGCGACGTCCGGCCCGACGAGATCTACAACCTCGGCGCCCAGTCGCACGTGGCCGTGAGCTTCGAGCAGCCGGAGTACACCGCCGACGTGGACGGGCTCGGCACCCTGCGGCTGCTGGAGTCCGTGCGGCTGCTCGGCCTGACCGACACCGTGCGCTTCTACCAGGCCTCCACGAGCGAGCTCTACGGGCTCGTGCAGGAGACCCCGCAGACCGAGACGACACCGTTCTACCCGCGCTCGCCGTACGCCGTCGCCAAGCTCTACGCCTACTGGATCACGGTCAACTACCGCGAGTCCTACGGCATGTACGCCTGCAACGGGATCCTCTTCAACCACGAGTCGCCCCGGCGGGGCGAGACGTTCGTGACCCGGAAGATCACGCGCGGGCTCGCCCACATCGCCCTGGGCCTCGACTCCTGCCTCTACCTCGGCAACATGGACGCCCTCCGCGACTGGGGCCACGCCAAGGACTACGTGGTGCTGCAGTGGATGCTGCTGCAGCAGGACCAGCCCAAGGACTACGTCATCGCCACCGGGGAGCAGCACTCGGTGCGCGACTTCGTCCGGTGGAGCGCCGAGGCGCTGGGCGTGACCTTGCGGTTCGAGGGCGTCGGCGTGGAGGAGGTGGGCGTCGTGGAGGCGGTCGACGGCGACCTCGCCCCCGGCCTGCGTCCCGGTGACGTGGTGGTGCGCGTGGACCCCCGCTACTTCCGGCCCGCCGAGGTGGAGACCCTGCTCGGCGACCCGCGCCTGGCGGAGGCCGACCTGGGCTGGAAGCCCACGGTGGGGGTGCGCGAGATGGTGCGCGAGATGGTCGAGCACGACCACGACGCTGCCCGGCGCACCGCCCTGCTCAAGCAGCACGGGTTCGACGTACCGCTGACGGCGGGGGAGTGA
- a CDS encoding glycosyltransferase: MAEGASRILFVGINYAPEPTGIAPYTAGMASGLARRGHDVRVVTGYPHYPWWEVPEGYAGRRMREQVDGVPVERRRHHLPGDHGTLRRAAMEVDFGVRSTFTRWGRPDVVVAVSPAMIAARMTVARARAARIPVVTWVQDIYTLGLVETGGSARQQGVVRAVERGLLQASTRAVVIHDRFRSRLVQDLAVTTPIDVVRNWSHVEGADDPDRRATRASLGWADDDVVVLHAGNMGAKQGLENVVDASRLASDRRSRVRFVLLGGGNQAESLRRRDPNDRLQIVDPLPDGEFERALGAADVLLVNELPGLTEMSVPSKLTTYYATGLPVLAAVGPASTTALEVGLSGGGVVVPAGDPAALLGAAESLGSDPGRAAALGAAGGEFRRRHLTEAAALDAFEQTLSRAVGA, encoded by the coding sequence GTGGCTGAGGGCGCCAGCAGGATCCTGTTCGTCGGCATCAACTACGCCCCTGAGCCGACCGGCATCGCTCCCTACACCGCGGGCATGGCCTCGGGCCTCGCCCGCCGTGGCCACGACGTGCGTGTCGTCACCGGCTACCCGCACTACCCGTGGTGGGAGGTCCCCGAGGGGTACGCCGGCCGCCGCATGCGCGAGCAGGTCGACGGTGTCCCCGTGGAGCGCAGGCGCCACCACCTGCCCGGCGACCACGGCACCCTGCGCAGGGCGGCGATGGAGGTGGACTTCGGTGTCCGCTCCACGTTCACGCGGTGGGGCCGTCCCGACGTGGTCGTCGCGGTGAGCCCCGCCATGATCGCCGCCCGCATGACCGTGGCGCGTGCCCGGGCCGCGCGGATCCCCGTCGTGACCTGGGTCCAGGACATCTACACCCTGGGCCTGGTGGAGACGGGTGGCAGCGCGCGGCAGCAGGGCGTCGTACGGGCGGTGGAGCGGGGGCTGCTGCAGGCCTCGACCCGTGCCGTCGTCATCCACGACCGGTTCCGGAGCCGGCTCGTGCAGGACCTCGCCGTCACGACGCCGATCGACGTCGTCCGGAACTGGTCGCACGTCGAGGGCGCCGACGACCCCGACCGCCGGGCCACCCGCGCCTCGCTGGGCTGGGCGGACGACGACGTGGTCGTGCTCCACGCCGGCAACATGGGCGCCAAGCAGGGCCTGGAGAACGTCGTGGACGCCTCGAGGCTGGCCTCCGACCGCCGGTCGCGGGTGCGGTTCGTCCTCCTCGGGGGCGGCAACCAGGCCGAGAGCCTGCGGCGGCGCGATCCCAACGACCGGCTGCAGATCGTCGACCCCTTGCCCGACGGCGAGTTCGAGCGCGCCCTCGGCGCGGCCGACGTCCTGCTGGTCAACGAGCTGCCCGGCCTCACCGAGATGTCGGTCCCGAGCAAGCTCACGACGTACTACGCGACGGGCCTGCCCGTGCTCGCCGCCGTGGGCCCGGCGAGCACGACGGCCCTCGAGGTCGGGCTCTCCGGCGGTGGCGTCGTCGTGCCGGCGGGCGACCCGGCGGCGCTGCTGGGTGCAGCGGAGTCCCTGGGGTCGGACCCCGGACGCGCTGCCGCCCTGGGGGCAGCCGGCGGGGAGTTCCGTCGTCGTCACCTCACCGAGGCGGCGGCGCTCGACGCCTTCGAGCAGACGCTGAGCAGGGCGGTGGGAGCCTGA
- a CDS encoding endo-1,3-alpha-glucanase family glycosylhydrolase, whose translation MASIGLLVLALLVAWTGCRPVVPGATPGGGAGATEATVWAHYFPPYPISIDDEPAESDYYTRNYLDPAGEGGRHAAYGGLLRDRPVPRSPRGEGFRLADLRTEVEQAKSAGIDGFILNVMTLDGSNWRAGVDLMQAATDVGGFQVAVSVDATASIGRADPTFVAERLAELYRSPAAARTGGVFRLDSFAAERRPTSWWQALIFGLRSAHGIRVSFTAVFLDASDSNLAAYAPFSRGFGRWGERTTRGMEAHVGDAARAHRLGRRWMSPIAVQDSRPREHIYAEASNTATLRASWRSAISGGADEVQIVTWNDYSESTHIAPSVAHGQAFLDILEWYIRWFKEGSAPTVDHDRLFLTHRNQLAAAEPPPGQAGMRPSLGPGTPVSDRAEALVFLKAPAEVAISVAGSQTSFRAEKGVSSFTVPLGPGSVMAQITRDGVTVARLRSPFTVALSPLNLDLQYYAVGTQSD comes from the coding sequence GTGGCGAGCATCGGCCTTCTGGTCCTCGCTCTGCTCGTGGCATGGACGGGTTGCCGCCCCGTCGTCCCGGGTGCTACACCCGGAGGTGGTGCGGGTGCCACCGAGGCAACCGTCTGGGCCCACTACTTTCCACCCTACCCAATCTCCATCGACGACGAGCCCGCCGAGTCCGACTACTACACGCGCAACTACCTCGACCCCGCGGGCGAGGGGGGCAGGCACGCGGCGTACGGCGGGCTGCTGCGCGACCGCCCCGTCCCGCGATCCCCGCGCGGGGAGGGCTTCCGGCTCGCGGACCTGCGCACCGAGGTTGAGCAGGCCAAGTCGGCCGGTATCGACGGGTTCATCCTCAACGTGATGACCCTGGACGGCAGCAACTGGCGGGCGGGGGTGGACCTGATGCAGGCGGCCACGGACGTGGGCGGGTTCCAGGTCGCGGTCTCGGTCGACGCCACCGCCTCGATCGGCAGGGCGGACCCCACTTTCGTGGCCGAACGGCTCGCCGAGCTCTACCGCTCCCCCGCCGCAGCCCGCACCGGCGGCGTGTTCCGCCTCGATTCGTTCGCCGCCGAGCGACGTCCCACGTCCTGGTGGCAGGCGCTGATCTTCGGTCTCCGGTCAGCGCACGGAATACGCGTGTCGTTCACCGCTGTGTTTCTCGACGCGAGCGACTCCAACTTGGCCGCATACGCTCCGTTCAGTCGCGGCTTCGGTCGCTGGGGAGAGCGAACAACGCGCGGGATGGAAGCCCACGTGGGTGACGCCGCCCGCGCCCACCGCCTCGGGCGCAGGTGGATGTCACCGATAGCTGTTCAGGATTCTCGACCCCGGGAACACATCTACGCTGAAGCCTCGAATACCGCCACGCTGCGGGCATCCTGGCGAAGCGCGATATCCGGTGGTGCGGACGAGGTTCAGATCGTCACGTGGAACGATTACAGCGAGTCCACCCACATAGCCCCGTCTGTCGCCCATGGCCAGGCGTTTCTCGACATACTTGAGTGGTACATCCGATGGTTCAAGGAGGGCAGCGCGCCCACCGTGGACCATGATCGCCTGTTCCTCACCCACCGAAACCAGTTGGCCGCAGCCGAGCCCCCGCCGGGGCAGGCAGGCATGCGGCCTAGCCTCGGCCCCGGAACGCCCGTGTCAGACCGTGCGGAAGCCCTCGTGTTCCTCAAGGCTCCAGCCGAAGTCGCGATATCGGTAGCCGGGTCGCAAACGTCTTTCCGTGCCGAGAAGGGCGTCTCCTCCTTCACAGTTCCCCTGGGTCCGGGGTCGGTCATGGCCCAGATCACCCGAGACGGAGTAACCGTGGCCAGACTCAGATCGCCCTTTACCGTGGCGCTCTCGCCACTGAATCTCGACCTGCAGTACTACGCCGTCGGCACCCAGTCTGATTGA
- a CDS encoding endo-1,3-alpha-glucanase family glycosylhydrolase → MKNKLLANIGLSLALVTVALGGALPSTASTVASASVPAATTTAGTDVTVRPTTATWTSAARPRASHQGSRYLAVTHRNATYLKFSDPALARAASGRATLELKVVSSSARSGSIRVQSVGSGWSSRLTHRSARGFSGRVVGTGPTPRSGATLAVPVRLTGSATVALKITHSSAVRRILFAKSGQSGPRLRVTTARTAAVESTRTSPVVSTIVPSADAMVASLSPSQNYGSQDQLSSRGSGTSLLESYLRFTLPSAPSGTTLTGVTMQVRTSNDSTAASRDTTRFAVLDNTGWTETGLTWANRPTATGAALASLANTTALNTLYRATGSVTSLSGKLGKPVTVRMTGSGLDNIRVLSREVGYTPYMPALVLTFSPTTTATPTATPTPTPTPTPTPTPTPTPTTAPVAVSVPAPSPTAAPSPTASPTPTASPSPTASPTPTTSPSPTASPSPTTAPAPTTPPAEPQESGRRVFAHYFPPYPVSLDNQTWTSDYYARNYLSVLGEGGKHAAYGGLLRDRPLGVTPGGSDYKIANLRTEVRQAKAAGIDGFTLNIMGASGSNWDAGVNLMKAARDVGGFTVVPNVDANGGIATLTPDAVAAKLAELYTYSSAEKVGGEFLLSSFYAEKKGAAWWDQVVTALEAKFQVPVKFMAVFLNASDTNMKAFAPFSYGFSNWGVRTPDSVERAPDYASKAHVLGRRWMEPVAFQDARPKSLTFAEAGNSEAFRAMWSRARRGADMVQVVTWNDYSESTQINPSMAHGHVLTDLTKYYSSWFKTGAAPAITEDHVFVTHRVHRFSVLGTTLGINAWTNTLGGMSKPPRDTVEGLVFLKQPATLKLVSGGSAQSFSLPAGSSAVTIPLRDGEVRATLVRDGATVMDLTSNRDVTALPLVQDFQYWAFGR, encoded by the coding sequence GTGAAGAACAAGTTGTTGGCGAACATCGGCCTCTCCCTGGCCCTGGTCACCGTCGCGCTCGGCGGCGCGCTGCCGTCCACGGCCTCCACCGTGGCCTCGGCCTCGGTCCCCGCCGCCACCACGACGGCCGGGACAGACGTCACCGTGCGGCCCACCACCGCGACGTGGACGAGTGCAGCCCGGCCGCGGGCGAGTCACCAGGGCAGCCGCTACCTCGCTGTCACCCACCGCAACGCCACCTATCTCAAGTTCAGCGACCCCGCGCTGGCGCGTGCTGCCTCGGGTCGCGCCACCCTGGAGCTCAAGGTCGTGAGCTCGTCGGCGCGTTCCGGGAGTATCCGGGTGCAGTCCGTCGGTTCGGGCTGGAGCTCGCGCCTCACCCACCGCTCGGCGCGCGGCTTCTCCGGCCGGGTCGTCGGCACCGGTCCGACCCCCCGCTCCGGCGCGACCCTCGCGGTCCCGGTGCGACTGACCGGCTCCGCCACGGTGGCCCTCAAGATCACCCACTCCTCGGCCGTGCGACGCATCCTCTTCGCCAAGTCCGGTCAGTCCGGACCCCGGCTGCGCGTGACCACGGCCCGCACCGCCGCGGTCGAGAGCACGCGCACCTCGCCCGTCGTCTCGACCATCGTGCCGAGCGCCGATGCCATGGTGGCCTCGCTGAGCCCGTCCCAGAACTACGGAAGCCAGGACCAGCTCTCCTCCCGCGGTTCGGGCACCTCCCTGCTGGAGTCCTACCTGCGGTTCACCCTCCCGTCGGCTCCGTCGGGCACGACCCTGACGGGCGTGACGATGCAGGTCCGGACCTCGAACGACAGCACCGCGGCGTCCCGTGACACCACCCGTTTCGCGGTGCTCGACAACACCGGCTGGACCGAGACAGGGCTCACCTGGGCCAACCGGCCGACCGCCACGGGCGCGGCCCTGGCCTCGCTCGCGAACACGACTGCGCTGAACACGCTCTACCGCGCGACCGGCTCGGTCACCTCGCTGTCCGGCAAGCTGGGCAAGCCCGTGACCGTCCGCATGACGGGCAGCGGGCTCGACAACATCCGCGTTCTCTCCCGCGAGGTGGGCTACACGCCCTACATGCCGGCGCTCGTGCTCACCTTCTCCCCGACCACGACCGCGACGCCCACCGCCACGCCGACGCCGACCCCCACGCCCACTCCCACCCCCACTCCGACCCCCACGCCCACCACGGCCCCGGTCGCCGTCTCGGTGCCGGCCCCCAGCCCTACGGCCGCGCCCTCGCCGACCGCCTCCCCGACCCCGACCGCGTCTCCGAGCCCCACCGCGTCCCCGACGCCGACCACCTCGCCGTCGCCGACGGCGTCGCCGTCACCCACCACGGCGCCGGCCCCCACCACGCCCCCGGCCGAGCCGCAGGAGAGCGGGCGTCGCGTCTTCGCCCACTACTTCCCGCCCTACCCCGTCTCGCTCGACAACCAGACGTGGACCTCGGACTACTACGCCCGCAACTACCTCAGCGTCCTCGGTGAGGGCGGCAAGCACGCGGCCTACGGCGGCCTGCTCCGCGATCGCCCGCTGGGTGTCACGCCTGGCGGCAGCGACTACAAGATCGCCAACCTCCGCACCGAGGTGCGCCAGGCCAAGGCCGCCGGCATCGACGGCTTCACCCTCAACATCATGGGCGCGAGCGGCAGCAACTGGGACGCCGGCGTCAACCTGATGAAGGCGGCGCGCGACGTCGGCGGCTTCACCGTGGTCCCCAACGTCGACGCCAACGGCGGGATCGCCACCCTGACCCCGGACGCCGTGGCCGCGAAGCTCGCCGAGCTCTACACCTACTCGTCCGCGGAGAAGGTCGGCGGCGAGTTCCTGCTCTCCTCCTTCTACGCCGAGAAGAAGGGTGCGGCCTGGTGGGACCAGGTCGTCACGGCCCTCGAGGCCAAGTTCCAGGTCCCGGTCAAGTTCATGGCGGTTTTCCTCAATGCCTCGGACACCAACATGAAGGCCTTCGCCCCCTTCAGCTACGGGTTCAGCAACTGGGGGGTACGCACCCCGGACAGCGTCGAGCGGGCACCTGACTACGCCTCGAAGGCTCACGTCCTGGGTCGCAGGTGGATGGAGCCCGTCGCCTTCCAGGACGCCCGCCCCAAGTCCCTCACCTTCGCCGAGGCTGGCAACTCCGAGGCCTTCCGGGCCATGTGGTCCCGTGCCCGACGCGGTGCCGACATGGTGCAGGTCGTGACCTGGAACGACTACAGCGAGTCGACCCAGATCAATCCCTCGATGGCACACGGTCACGTCCTGACTGACCTGACCAAGTACTACTCCTCCTGGTTCAAGACGGGTGCCGCCCCGGCGATTACAGAGGACCACGTCTTCGTCACGCACCGTGTGCACCGATTCTCCGTTCTGGGAACGACCCTGGGTATCAACGCATGGACAAACACGCTGGGCGGCATGAGCAAGCCGCCTAGGGACACGGTCGAGGGGCTGGTCTTCCTCAAGCAGCCCGCCACCTTGAAGCTGGTGAGCGGCGGCAGCGCGCAGAGCTTCTCGCTCCCTGCCGGGAGCTCTGCGGTCACCATCCCGCTGCGGGACGGTGAGGTCCGCGCCACGCTGGTGCGAGACGGCGCCACCGTGATGGACCTGACGTCGAACCGCGACGTCACTGCCCTGCCGCTCGTCCAGGACTTCCAGTACTGGGCCTTCGGCCGCTAG
- a CDS encoding polysaccharide biosynthesis tyrosine autokinase yields the protein MTLRGIWGLVRFNWLTLVAVTAVGAGLGALLASSMTPQYTARSEVFVSVNNGSNTSEIAEGASYSQDQARNFAAVVTREVVLEDIVDSLDLPMTVSDLRDHVSATVPLNTSIITISVVDTSAQRAAAIANSLSQGLAREIPQLAPSSSNSSTPLSLKPVERAVPPQSPSSPHTNLVIVLGALLMLSATVLVLAVRDLIKGKVRSADQAVEITGAPLLGTITSHRALHKRPMASATENALRAEQYRQIRTNLRFIQMDHGHKVFLFTSSIPGEAKSTTAANVAATLAEDGVRVCLVEADLRKPRLAETMNLVDGVGFTSVLARSLSLDDALQPWGDHGLSVLLAGEVPPNPSELLGSSRAQTLLNEIRTRFEVTIIDAPPLIPVTDATLLARFAGGAVMVVSEGTVEVRELRRAVERMGMVDAPVLGTIVTMSKDATSGTYYGSYVTQSNRSARGNRAYAERAPRSDPAGRSRARSDA from the coding sequence ATGACGCTGCGTGGCATCTGGGGTCTCGTACGGTTCAACTGGCTCACCCTCGTCGCCGTCACGGCGGTCGGCGCCGGACTGGGCGCGCTCCTGGCCAGCAGCATGACGCCGCAGTACACCGCCCGCTCCGAGGTCTTCGTGTCGGTCAACAACGGAAGCAACACGAGCGAGATCGCGGAAGGTGCGAGCTACTCGCAAGATCAGGCAAGGAACTTCGCCGCGGTAGTCACCCGGGAAGTCGTGCTTGAGGACATCGTCGACTCGCTCGACCTTCCCATGACAGTCAGTGATTTGCGTGATCACGTGTCAGCCACGGTGCCTCTGAACACTTCCATCATCACGATTTCCGTGGTGGACACCTCGGCCCAGCGCGCCGCTGCCATTGCGAACTCGCTCTCCCAAGGCCTGGCACGTGAAATTCCTCAGTTGGCGCCTAGCTCGAGCAACTCGTCGACACCGCTCAGCCTGAAGCCTGTGGAACGAGCGGTACCGCCGCAGTCCCCGTCCTCGCCTCACACCAACCTCGTCATCGTCCTGGGAGCGCTGTTGATGCTCTCTGCGACCGTCCTCGTCCTTGCTGTGAGGGACCTCATCAAGGGGAAGGTGCGTTCGGCCGACCAAGCGGTCGAGATTACCGGTGCTCCTTTGCTGGGCACCATCACCAGCCACCGTGCGCTGCACAAGCGGCCCATGGCGTCGGCTACCGAGAATGCGCTGCGCGCCGAGCAGTACCGGCAGATCCGCACCAACCTGCGCTTCATCCAGATGGACCACGGCCATAAGGTCTTCCTCTTCACCTCGTCAATACCGGGCGAAGCCAAGAGCACCACTGCTGCCAATGTCGCTGCCACGCTGGCCGAGGACGGAGTTCGGGTCTGCCTCGTGGAAGCAGACCTGCGCAAGCCGCGGCTGGCCGAGACGATGAACCTGGTCGACGGCGTCGGCTTTACCAGCGTGCTCGCGCGGTCTCTCTCACTGGACGACGCCCTTCAGCCTTGGGGTGATCATGGACTGAGCGTCTTGCTGGCTGGAGAGGTCCCTCCGAATCCCAGCGAGCTGCTTGGGTCGTCGCGCGCACAAACGCTGCTGAACGAGATTCGAACCAGGTTCGAGGTGACCATCATCGATGCGCCGCCGCTGATTCCTGTGACAGACGCGACACTTCTGGCCAGATTCGCCGGCGGTGCCGTCATGGTGGTGTCCGAGGGGACGGTGGAAGTGCGCGAACTGCGCCGCGCTGTGGAACGGATGGGGATGGTCGACGCTCCCGTCCTCGGAACCATCGTCACCATGTCGAAGGACGCCACCTCGGGCACTTACTACGGCTCGTACGTCACGCAGAGCAACCGCTCAGCTCGGGGGAACCGGGCCTACGCCGAACGGGCCCCTCGATCTGATCCGGCTGGACGCAGCCGTGCGAGGTCGGACGCCTGA